The Raphanus sativus cultivar WK10039 chromosome 2, ASM80110v3, whole genome shotgun sequence genome includes a region encoding these proteins:
- the LOC130508615 gene encoding histone deacetylase HDT2-like, with translation MNKSDGLDQTSQIIPQIVLDLVVEKKFELSHSLERGSVHFIGYKTPDIDEDVDDSSSDSEDYSEEEEDVEVPETVTANGNAGAATSSVVNADSEPKAKPVEVKKHEPDEDGEGSEEKGMSVCTCVPSGWILTRMIEMMRKMTLEMKKK, from the coding sequence ATGAACAAGTCCGATGGGCTTGACCAAACCTCACAGATTATTCCTCAGATCGTCCTTGATCTTGTCGTCGAGAAGAAGTTTGAGCTCTCCCATTCCTTGGAGAGGGGAAGTGTCCACTTCATTGGCTACAAAACACCCGACATCGATGAAGATGTGGATGACTCTTCTTCTGACTCAGAAGACTACtcagaagaggaggaggatgtGGAGGTCCCTGAAACTGTCACTGCCAATGGAAATGCTGGAGCAGCTACTTCGAGTGTTGTCAACGCTGACTCGGAGCCTAAGGCCAAGCCTGTTGAAGTGAAGAAGCATGAACCAGACGAGGATGGTGAAGGCTCTGAGGAGAAGGGAATGAGTGTTTGCACTTGTGTTCCTAGTGGATGGATATTGACTAGGATGATTGAGATGATGCGTAAGATGACtctggagatgaagaagaagtga
- the LOC130508018 gene encoding histone deacetylase HDT1-like, producing MEFWGAEVKAGKPLKVKPDEDGLIHVTQASLGIGKKGETARLYVTVGGKKLVIGTLSQGIMLRSDTTCCGIRGSSDTTCRVNRNSNKTSLGIRSIPWSLDLSH from the exons GAGCGGAGGTTAAGGCAGGGAAGCCACTTAAAGTGAAACCTGATGAAGACGGTCTCATCCACGTTACTCAG GCATCTCTTGGTATTGGGAAGAAGGGTGAAACTGCTCGCTTGTACGTGACTGTTGGTGGGAAGAAGCTTGTGATTGGAACTCTTTCTCAGGGGATTATGTtacgctctgataccacttgttgcgGAATTCGTGGTtcttctgataccacttgtagagtCAATCGTAACTCTAACAAGACTTCCTTGGGGATTCGTAGTATCCCCTGGTCCCTTGATCTTTCCCATTGA